The Populus nigra chromosome 14, ddPopNigr1.1, whole genome shotgun sequence genome has a segment encoding these proteins:
- the LOC133672741 gene encoding uncharacterized protein LOC133672741, with protein sequence MDSGNSGSMQSSSGGDEEYDSRAESISAFLNNNNNPLSHVGPMSSNPPPQPEHHHHQTHHSSSSSTMLFDPLSNYFDPLSSASSRSPPPPFTNPNSLLNLDMVWSKNLRSEPNCTDLGGFISSSSPTQQLFTNQTQTRTTFQSLPPHGHESATRGPVSVSGTNDQVSNTAGVRNPKKRSRASRRAPTTVLTTDTTNFRAMVQEFTGIPAPPFTSSPFPRSRLDLFGTAASTLRSAVSHHLDPSPPPYLLRPFAQRFQPPPPPAPPFASSGSTASSFSTSMVDAIASTTTTNINNSGACTNSTTTSNISSTSINYQLPSDLGLLKQPHHLLNINVQNPILNFHPLFQAPQKYPLPNSTNILGTTKAQQGSSLEIPSNDSHLKMGGLEEFGMSHGHVSTNLTGLQNIVSSSSSPSADATLMRRSDHNNNLANWGDGVGSNEGGHHHHQQQQGLLRSINGNYNNSTQRVTNGKVNFLASSSSDFRGDNKGQENVATRSEGMMESWICSSD encoded by the coding sequence atGGATTCTGGCAATAGTGGAAGTATGCAATCCTCCAGTGGTGGAGATGAAGAGTATGATTCACGCGCTGAGTCAATCTCAGCTTTCTTGAACAACAATAACAACCCATTAAGCCATGTTGGTCCCATGTCTAGTAACCCACCACCACAACCagaacaccaccaccaccaaaccCACcactcttcttcatcatcaacgaTGTTGTTTGACCCTTTATCAAACTATTTTGATCCTTTATCATCAGCATCATCAAGATCACCACCACCTCCTTTCACGAACCCAAATTCACTCCTCAATCTTGATATGGTTTGGTCTAAGAACTTAAGATCTGAACCCAATTGCACTGATCTTGGTGGCTTCATTTCGTCTTCCTCACCAACCCAACAGTTGTTTACCAACCAAACTCAAACTAGAACCACTTTTCAGTCTCTACCACCACATGGACATGAAAGTGCTACAAGAGGTCCAGTTTCAGTTTCAGGGACAAATGATCAAGTCAGTAACACTGCAGGGGTTAGAAACCCGAAGAAAAGATCAAGAGCTTCTAGGCGTGCACCAACTACTGTCTTGACCACAGACACCACCAATTTCAGAGCCATGGTTCAGGAGTTTACAGGGATCCCTGCACCACCCTTCACATCCTCACCTTTCCCAAGAAGCAGGCTTGATCTATTTGGAACTGCAGCCTCCACTTTGAGATCAGCTGTCTCTCACCATTTGGACCCTTCACCGCCTCCTTACCTTTTAAGACCGTTTGCTCAAAGATTCcaaccacctccaccaccagcaccaccaTTTGCCTCTTCAGGCTCTACTGCATCATCATTTTCTACTTCTATGGTTGATGCTATAGCCTCCACTACTACAACTAACATCAACAATTCCGGTGCTTGTACTAATAGTACTACTACTTCTAATATCTCCTCAACTTCCATTAACTACCAACTACCTTCTGATTTAGGCCTTTTGAAACAGCCGCACCACTTGCTCAACATCAACGTCCAAAACCCAATTCTCAATTTCCACCCTCTTTTTCAAGCCCCTCAAAAATATCCACTTCCAAATTCAACCAATATCCTTGGCACCACAAAAGCACAACAAGGGTCTTCTTTAGAAATCCCATCAAATGATTCACATCTCAAAATGGGTGGTTTAGAAGAGTTCGGGATGAGCCACGGCCATGTTAGCACAAACCTTACAGGGCTTCAAAATATAGTTTCATCATCATCGTCACCATCAGCGGATGCGACGTTAATGAGAAGAAGTGATCACAACAACAATCTTGCAAACTGGGGAGATGGGGTTGGTTCAAATGAGGGtggccatcatcatcatcaacaacaacaaggtCTTCTAAGGTCCATTAATGGCAATTACAATAACTCAACCCAGCGTGTTACAAACGGGAAAGTTAACTTCTTGGCTTCATCATCATCAGATTTTCGTGGTGATAATAAGGGGCAAGAGAATGTGGCTACAAGAAGTGAAGGTATGATGGAATCGTGGATTTGTTCTTCTGATTAG